In Butyricicoccus intestinisimiae, the DNA window CAGACGAGTTTGACTATTTGATTTATTTTGCGGATGGAAAGCCGGACGCCTATCGCTACTGCATCCATGATGAGATGGGACAGCTGATTTACCATCGCTTCACGCAGAAGGAATTTGAAACCTTCGGATTTTAAAAATCATCCGAGCTTTTCACGGAATAACCGGCTCGCTGGAGTGCCTCGGCAAATAAGCCGGATTGGTTGACCAGTGTTCCGGTAAATGTGCCGTCGTATCGCTGCCCAACACCGCAGGTAGGACTGCGCGATTTCAAGATGACGAGATCGATGGGCTGCTGCGCTGCAATCTGCATCGCTTTGCAGACACCAGAACAATAGGCATCTGTGACATCTTCGCCGTTTTTGCGCAGGACACGGCTGCCGTTTACTTCGACCGGCGGGCGCGGCGCAGGCATTCCCGCTAAGATTTCCGGACAAATAGGGATTACCTGCTTATCCTTCAAGAAGTCGAGAATGGCGGGGGAACAGTTATTTCCGCCGTTATATTTGCAGTTCTCACCGAGCAGACAGGCGCTGACAAGTACGGTCATACAATCATCTCCGATAGAAAAATTTGATACAAACATTATAACATGTTCCGTCCGTGGGATACTATTCCTGCGGGCGGATTTTTTGCCAATACGGCACATATGAGATGCTGCTAAAAAAATGTGAAAATATGTTAAGTGAAAAATTTGACAAAGCAAGCTTCTTTGTGTATACTGTTAACAAACACAGCAAAAACCTGCACTTGATTTATGAAAGATGACAAATATTGGTGGGCATCTGCCCCGCTGAAGAGAGACGGCGTGGCAGAGGAACAAAAACTGGGAGGAAAATAGTATGAAAAAATGGGTGTACGAGTTTCATGAGGGTAATGCCGATATGCGTCCGCTGCTCGGCGGCAAGGGCGCGAATCTTGCCGAGATGACCAATTTGGGGCTGCCGATTCCGAATGGATTTACGGTCACAACCGAAGCATGTACCGATTATTATACGCAGGGAAAGCAAATTTCTCAGGAGATTCAAGAGCAAATTTTTGCGGCGCTCGCTGTATTGGAGGAGCAGCGCGGCAAGAAGTTCGGCGATGAATCGGATCCGCTGCTGGTATCCGTGCGTTCCGGCGCGCGGGCATCTATGCCGGGCATGATGGATACTATTTTGAATCTGGGCTTGAACGATGTCTCGGTAGAGGGCTTCGCCAAGAAAACCGGCAATCCGCGGTTTGCCTACGATTCTTATCGCCGGTTTATCCAGATGTTCTCGGATGTCGTCATGGAGATGAGCAAATCGTTCTTTGAGGGCATCCTGACGGAGATCAAAGACGCGAAGGGCGCAAAATATGAT includes these proteins:
- a CDS encoding DUF523 domain-containing protein, which encodes MTVLVSACLLGENCKYNGGNNCSPAILDFLKDKQVIPICPEILAGMPAPRPPVEVNGSRVLRKNGEDVTDAYCSGVCKAMQIAAQQPIDLVILKSRSPTCGVGQRYDGTFTGTLVNQSGLFAEALQRAGYSVKSSDDF